The Candidatus Rokuibacteriota bacterium sequence CCGGGCGCGATCCACGAGGGCAGCTCGGCCATCAAGGCTTTCAACGCGTGGAGAGTGTACCACCGGTGCCGGGCCTAGGGTGGCGGCGAGCCTGCTACTGGTCGTCGTCCTTGTCCCACTTCCCCCGCACGCGGATCATGCTGACCACGGCCTTGTCGTCGATGTAGAGAACCCAGCCGAGCGGATAGACCCAGGCCTCCTTGGCCTTGCCCTGGACCTGGGACCAGTGCCGCCGCGCCAACGACGCCATCAGCGCCGGGTCGATGGTCCGCTCGTCGGGGTCGTCCAGCAGCACCTTAACCTCTTCCTTCGTGCTGCCGACGCTGACCTGCCGCCAGAAGCGGAAGGTGCTGTAGCGCGTCTCGTTCTGGAACTCCGGGTGCTCCCGCAGGTACTTGAAGACCTTCTCCTCCATCTGCTCTTCGTAGTGCCGCTTCTCGTCCCAGCCCATATCCCGGCCGTTGGCGGCGAAGGAACGCGCGATCTGCATCTCCTGGGCGATGGGCCCGCGCGTGGTCTGCTCGACGTTGGGTTGCGGCGTCGCGCAGGCAGCCGCTATGAGCCCAGCCGCGACGACCCCGGCCAAGCGAAGGACACGCATGAGCATGTTCTCCACCTTTATCTGACTACGGACTCTAAATTAGGGCGGACTCGAGCACGATCCCGCGGTCCACCACCCGGGCCGCCCGCCCGAGCAGAGCCCCCAGCGCCTGCGGCACCTCGGGCGCTTCCCCGAGCTGGCGCAGCAGGTCGATGAGGCGCCGGAGGGCACGGATCAGGTCGCCCTCGTGGCCACCGAACGACTCCTCTACGATACCAGACCAGTCGTCTTCCCCGGAAGCCCAGCGGAAGACCGAGGGCATGAATCCGGTCGAGACCCCGACGGGCATCGGCAGGTGGTGCTGGCGCTGGACGTCGAGCACCGTGTGGGCCACCGACTCCAGGTCCTGGAGCTTGCGCTTGAGCTTGGGGCGCTTCTTGAGGAAGAGGCGCGCCACGGTCGAATCCCCCGAGCGCGACTCCTCGATGAGACACGAGCAGAGGGCCGCAGCCTCGGCGAGCGTGGTGTCCTCGAGGATGCCGCGGTCCACCATCTCGGCGACCAGGAGCTCGTTGTCGTGGCGGAAGCCGGCGATGAGCTGCCCCTTGGCCAGGAGCTTGCCGTCCTGGACGGCCCCGAAGCGCTCGAGGACGGCCACTACGCGGCAGAACTCCTGCCAGTAGGCGTTCTTGAAAGCGTCGAGCATCTCGCGCTTCTGCCCGAGCCGGCCGTCGAGCGCCTCGAGCCCCTTCCAGGACTGGTCGCACTTGCTCTGGCTGCCCCAAGGGCACCGGTGGCATTCGATAGCCGCGAGCTCGCCCTCGGGCCCCCTGCTCCGCTCGCGCTCGACGAGCTCGGGAATCGAGAGCCCTTCGAGCTGCTCGGAGAGGCTCTTTGTCCGCCGCTCCCAGTCGCGCGGCAGGTGGAACGGCGGCGTCTGCCAGAAGATCTTCTTGATGTTCCCTTCCTTCATCTGGACGGTGACGCCGCGGGGCAGCAGCACGGTCACGAGCATGCGGTGGCGGCGACGGTCGAGGCCGCAGATGAGCCCGAGCGAGGCGCCGCTCTTCCGCCTCACCAGCGCCAGGCGCCCCGGCTCGGCGTCGGCGGCTCCACGCGCACCGCGCCCGGACTTCCCACGCGCCATGCGCTGCTGCTCGACCTGGGCGCGCGCGGCGCGGTAGCGGCCGATGCGCGGAAAGTCGCCGCACGGCGCCTCGAAGCTTCGGCCGTCGGACAGCGCCGTCTCGAGACTTGCCACCTCCGCCTCGAGGCCGCGGATCTTCTTGAGGTTCTGGTACTGGCCGAACGACGACTCGACTGTGCGCCGGATGGTCGCCATGTCCTGCCCCGTCGCCAGCAGGAGCGCGACGGAGCCGTAGCCCAGCTTGAACTGGCTCATGATCGGCTCTGGCGGGCCGTCCACGACGCGCATCATGTCCTCGAAGCCGTCGCGGACGTCGAGTGCCATGACGCACTTGCCCTCGGGGTCGATGCCGCGCCGGCCCGCGCGGCCGGCCATCTGGGTCAGCTCGTTGTGAGTGAGCGATCGGAAGCCGCGGTCCGTGCGCTTGGTCAGGGACTGCAGCACCACGCTCTTGGCAGGCATGTGGATGCCGAGCGACATGGTCTCCGTGGCAAAGACCAGCTTGCAGAGCCCGCGCTCGAAGAGGAGCTCGATGAGGCGCTTCACGGAGGGCAGCACGCCCGCGTGATGAAGCCCCACGCCCATGCCGAGCGCCTGGAAGATCGACTGGTTGAGCGGGGACTCGGCGATGGTCGGGGTGTCGGAGACCGCTTCGCGGATGGCGTCGTCCACCTGCTGCTGCTGGCTCCGGGAAAGGAGCGGCTTGCCCTCTGCCAGCACCGTCTCCATCGCCCGCTCGCAGCCGGCGCGGCTGAAGATGAAGTAGATGGCGGGCAGCCAGCCGCGCGTTTCCAGCTCGTCGAGCATCACCGTCGGGTCCACCACGCGGCGCGTGTACCACCGGCCCTTGTCGTTGTGGCCGCCCTCGCGCTCCTGGCCGAGGAGGCGCACTTTGCCGTTGCGGACCGCGTCGTAGTCGTGGATCTCCCCCGAGAGATCGGCCACGAGGTACTGGAGCGGCACGCTGCGATGCGGGTGAGTGATGGGGACGATCGGGCGGTGAACGAGGCTGATCCAGTCGGCGATCTCGGCGATGTTCTTGACCGTCGCGGAGAGGCCCACCAGCGCGACGTCCCGAGGCGCGTTGACGATGATCTCCTCCCAGACGGTCCCCCGCCCCTCGTCGCCCATGTAGTGGCACTCGTCCAGCACCACGAACTCGAGGCCGTCGAGGCCGCCCGTGTAGAACATGTTGCGCAGGATCTCGGTAGTCATGACGACGACGGACGCGCGCGCGTTGACCTTGACGTCGCCGGTCAGGATGCCGACGTGCTCCGGGCCGAACTGCCGGCAGAAGTCGGCGTACTTCTGGTTGGACAGCGCTTTGAGCGGCGTCGTGTAGGCGATGCGGCGCTGGTGCGCGAGCGTGGCGTGAATGGCGAACTCCGCGACCAGCGTCTTGCCGGAACCAGTCGGCGCCGACACGATCACGGACTTGTCGTCCTGGATGGCGCGGATGGCGTCCAACTGGAAGGGATCCAACACGAACGGGTAGCGGGCCTTGAATGACTCCAGCAGGTCGTTACTCACGTCCGAACCTCCCCTCGCCGCTTCATCACC is a genomic window containing:
- a CDS encoding DEAD/DEAH box helicase, with product MSNDLLESFKARYPFVLDPFQLDAIRAIQDDKSVIVSAPTGSGKTLVAEFAIHATLAHQRRIAYTTPLKALSNQKYADFCRQFGPEHVGILTGDVKVNARASVVVMTTEILRNMFYTGGLDGLEFVVLDECHYMGDEGRGTVWEEIIVNAPRDVALVGLSATVKNIAEIADWISLVHRPIVPITHPHRSVPLQYLVADLSGEIHDYDAVRNGKVRLLGQEREGGHNDKGRWYTRRVVDPTVMLDELETRGWLPAIYFIFSRAGCERAMETVLAEGKPLLSRSQQQQVDDAIREAVSDTPTIAESPLNQSIFQALGMGVGLHHAGVLPSVKRLIELLFERGLCKLVFATETMSLGIHMPAKSVVLQSLTKRTDRGFRSLTHNELTQMAGRAGRRGIDPEGKCVMALDVRDGFEDMMRVVDGPPEPIMSQFKLGYGSVALLLATGQDMATIRRTVESSFGQYQNLKKIRGLEAEVASLETALSDGRSFEAPCGDFPRIGRYRAARAQVEQQRMARGKSGRGARGAADAEPGRLALVRRKSGASLGLICGLDRRRHRMLVTVLLPRGVTVQMKEGNIKKIFWQTPPFHLPRDWERRTKSLSEQLEGLSIPELVERERSRGPEGELAAIECHRCPWGSQSKCDQSWKGLEALDGRLGQKREMLDAFKNAYWQEFCRVVAVLERFGAVQDGKLLAKGQLIAGFRHDNELLVAEMVDRGILEDTTLAEAAALCSCLIEESRSGDSTVARLFLKKRPKLKRKLQDLESVAHTVLDVQRQHHLPMPVGVSTGFMPSVFRWASGEDDWSGIVEESFGGHEGDLIRALRRLIDLLRQLGEAPEVPQALGALLGRAARVVDRGIVLESALI